The DNA window GCGAGGCGCTGCACCCCTATCCCGAGGGGCTGGTCATCGCGACGAAGGGCGGCTTCACTCGGCAGGGCCCGGACCGGTGGGTCGAGGTCGGCCGAGCCCCGTACCTGCGCCAGTGCGTGGAGATGAGCCTGCGTCGGCTCGGCCTGGAACGCATCGACCTCTACCAGCTGCACCGCATCGATCCGCTGACCCCCATGGAGGAGTCCCTGGGCGAGCTGCGGGCGCTGCAGGAGGAGGGCAAGATCCGCCACATCGGGCTGTCCGAGGTCGACGTACCGACGCTCGAGGCGGCCTCCGCCATCGTCGACGTCGTGAGCGTCCAGAACCGCTACAACCTCGTCGACCGCGAGTCCGAGGACGTCCTCGACTGGGCGACCGAGCGCGGGGTCGGCTTCATCCCCTGGTTCCCGCTGCGGGCCAGCCGGCTGTCGCGTACGTCGGGCCCGCTGGCCGACGCGGCCCGACGGCACGGCGCCACCCCGTCCCAGCTGGCGCTGGCCTGGCTGCTCCGCCGCTCCCCCGCGATGCTGCCCATCCCCGGGACGGGATCGGTGGCACATCTGGAGGAGAACCTTGCCGCCGCCACGATCCGCCTGAGCGAGGAGGAGTACGCCGCCCTCGGCTAGGCAGACCCACCGTCGCCGACCTCCAGCGGCTGTCTCAGCTGGAGGACATTCCCCTCGGGATCGTTGCCGTCGCAGACGAGATTGCCCTGGAAGCTCCACTCCCGGTCGACCGGGTCGATGACACCGCCGAGCGTGCTCGCGACCTCACGGGCGTGCGCGATGCTGGGGACGAAGAAGGCGACCTTGACCGGGGTGTCCTCCCGCCGTACGGCGGGAGTGGCGAGGGCGATCTCCTGCGCGAGGTGGGCCGGGATCTCGACCACGGCCAGCTCGAAGCCGGGCGACTCCAGGATGACGTAACCCGGCTCGGTCGTGGTCCTCGCCAGCCCCGCGACCATCTCGTAGAACGACGCCACCCACGGGACGTCGACGGCGTACACGACTGCGGCTCCCCGGACGCCAGGATCACCAGCGGTCATGCCCGAAGCCTGCCCCTTCGCGAGCGACCTGGCGAGGGTGGACGTCGGGTGACCGTGAGGTCCGCGGCCGGGGACGGCCGGCTAGGGACGCTCGCCCAGGGTGTAGCGGATGCCCTGCGTCAGCAGGATCACGCCCGAGGGCTCGGCCACCGTGGCGAGCAGGGCGAAGGCCGCCGCCTTCACCCCGTCCAGCTCCTCCGGCGGGATCCGGTCCCACATCGCCCGCTGCGCGTGCGAGCGCGACCAGCGGTACCAGTGCTCCCCGTCCTCGAACCTCGCCGTCACCCGGGAGCCCACCGTCCGCACCTCGCGGAACCCGGCCTCGACGAGCAGCCCCTCGACGCCGGCGTCGCTCGTGTAGGGGCCGGTCGCGCCGCGGACCCGCGGGTCGAGCATCCCGGGCGGCAGGTACGGCTGGAACAGCGCGTCCACGTCCACCCACACCTGGTCGCGGGGGCCGAAAGTGGAGATCCCGAGCCGGCCGCCCGGGACGAGCAGGTCCCGCCAGGCCCGAAGCGCGCCCACTGGGTCGTGGACGAAGAAGAGGACCAGCGAGGCACAGGCCAGGTCGTACGTCCCCGGCGGCAGGCCCGGCGACGCGGCGTCCGCGACCAGCAGGTCGACCCAGCGCAGGCCGCGCGCCTCGACGTCGGCCCGGGTCAGCCGGACCATCTCGGCGGACAGGTCGAGCGCCGTCACGTGGCCGGTGGGGCCAACCGCCTGCGCGAGGGGGTACAGCGCCGCCCCGCGCCCACAGCCGATGTCGACGGCCCGCTCCCCCGCCGCCGGCGCGAGCTCGCGCACCAGGCCCGCCGCGATCGGGGTGAACCAGTCCACGCCGACCGTGTCATAGGTCGCCGCGACCGAGTCGAACACCGCTGCGATGCGCCGGCCCTGCTCGTCGGTCATGCTCGTCACCCTGGCATCGGAACCGATGCCCCTGCCACTTCCGCCCCGAGGTCGGCGAGACTGGACCCATGCGCGACCCGGGCGACCACCGGTGAGCGGCGCGTTCACGGCCGAGGGCCTCGAGCGGCTGCGTGCCGCGGCCGGGCAACACGTCGGCGAGGACAGCGTCCCCGGACTGGTGGCCCTCGTGGCCAGCGGCGGCCAGGTGCACGTCGAGGCGCTCGGCCGGCTGTCCGTCGGCGGCAGCGAGGTCGGGCGTGACTCGCTGTTTCGCATCGCCTCGACGACGAAGCCGATCACAGCGGCCGCCACGATGACCTTCGTCGACGACGGCGCCCTGTCACTCGACGACCCCGTCGAGAGGTGGCTGCCCGAGCTCGGCCGGTCGCAGGTCCTGACGCGGATGGACGGCGAGCTCGACGACACGGTCCCGGCCGAGCGCGCCATCACCGTGCGCGACCTGCTGACGTTCACCTTCGGGTTCGGGTCGGTCTTCGAGATGTTCGTCGCCGAGCAGGCCTGGCCGGTGGTGACGGCCGAGCAGGAACTGCAGTTGGCGACCCTGGGGCCACCGGATCCCGACGTACAGCCCGACCCCGACACCTGGATCGCCCGGCTCGCCTCGCTCCCGCTCATGGCGCAGCCGGGCAGTCGCTGGATGTACAACACCGGTGCGTCCGTCCTGGGCGTGCTGCTCGCCCGGCTCGGGGGCGCACCCGTCGGGGAGGTCCTGCGCACGCGCATCTTCGAGCCCTTGGGGATGCACGACACCGCGTTCTTCACGACTGAGGCTGCCCGCCTCGCGACGGCGTACCGCTCGGCACCCTCGGGGCTGGCGGTGGTGGACCGCCCGGACGGCTCGTGGAGCCGGCCACCGCGGTTCGCGGACGCGGCGTCCGGCCTGGTGTCCACCGTCGATGACCTGCACGCCTTCGCGCGCATGCTGCTCGACGGCGGCGGGACCGTCCTCTCGGGCGCCTCGGTGCAGGCGATGTGCTCGGACCAGCTCAGCCCCGCCCAGCGGGCGAACGGGGGCCTGCTGCCGGGCTTCTTCGACACCCAGTCGTGGGGCTTCTGCCAGGCGGTGCGCGCCGACGGGTCGTTCGGCTGGGACGGCGGGCTCGGGACCTCCTGGCTCGTGGACCCCCGCCGTGACCTCGTGGTCATCGTCCTCACCCAGCGGATGTTCGACTCGGCCGAGCTGCCCGCCGTGCACCGTGACGTCCGATCGGCCGCGTACGCGGCCCTGGCCTGACGCGGGGGCAGCGATGCGCCACGGCTACGAGGACCGGGCCGACGCCGGCCGCGTCCTCGCCGCGACCGCGCAGCTGCAGGCCTACGCCGGCCGTGACGACGTCGTGGTCCTCGGGCTGCCACGGGGCGGCGTACCCGTGGCCCTGCCCATCGCGCGCGCCCTGCGCGCCCCGCTGGACGTCGTCCTGGTCCGCAAGCTCGGCCTCCCGGAGCAGCCGGAGCTCGCGATGGGCGCTGTGGCGAGCATCGGCGGGACAGTGCAGGTCGTCCGCAACGACAGCGTCGTGCAGGCGGCGTCGGAGCGGGTGTTCGAGGAGGTCCATCAGCACGAGCTGGTCGAGCTGCGCGAGCGGGAGCGGCGCTACCGGGCCGGGCGCCCACCTGTGGTCGTCACCGAGCGCGTGGTCATCCTCGTCGATGACGGCCTGGCCACCGGCGCGAGCATGCGAGCGGCGGTGGCGGCGGTACGTGCCCAGCGGCCGGCACGCATCGTGGTCGCGGTGCCGGTCGGCGCCGAGGAGGCCTGCGCGGACCTCGCACGAGAGGCCGACGAGGTGGTGTGCGCCTGGATCCCGCAGGCGTTCTGGGCCGTCGGACAGGCCTACGCCGACTTCCGCCCGACGAGCGACGAGGAGGTGGTGGCGGCCCTGCACACCGGCTGAGCTAGCACGGCGTCTGCGTCGACGGGCGTCCGGTCGGGCAACCCCCGGTGCGAGGGGTCCCGGGAGGGGCCGTCCCGGTGGCGGTGTCCCCAGAGGCTGTGTCCCCGGTGGGACTCGAACCCACACTGGACCCGGTTTAAGCGGGCTGCCTCTGCCGTTGGGCTACGGGGACGCCGCTCAGCGTAGGGCGGCGGTTGCCGGGCCAGTCGCTTCGACGGCCGCACCCCGCAAGCTGTCAGACGTTTCGGGCGCCCTGGCGCGCGAAACGTCTGACGCGTCCTCGTCTCGGGTCGTGCTCGCGTCCTCGTGGGGGGCCGAGGCCGTGTCGTCGTGGCGGGCCGGGCTCGTGCTGAGGGCGCCGGCCAGGACGAGGACGACCAGACCGACCAGACCCGAGACCGCCCCACCGACGATGAGGGTCCAGCGCGCCCCGAACACCTCGCCGATCCAGCCGATGAACGGCGCCCCGACGGGGGTGCCGCCCATGAAGATCGCCATGTACCAGGCCATGACGCGGCCACGGAAGTGCGGCGCGACGGACAGCTGCATGGTGGCGTTGGCCGCGGTCATCACGGTGAGCGCGCTCAGGCCGACCGGGACCAGGGTCACGGCGAAGGCGAGGTAGCTCGGCATGAGGCCCGACACGACGGTGATGGCACCGAAGGCGGCGGCGCCCGCGGCCACGAGGCGAAGGGTGGGGCGTTGCCGCCGGGCCGCGATGAGCGCCCCGGTCAACGACCCGACGGCCATGATGGAGCCGAGCAGGCCGTACTCCCCCGCGCCCTTGTGGAAGACCTGGGTGGCCATGAGGGCGGTGGTCATCTGGAAGTTGAAGCCGAAGGTGCCGACGGTGCCGACGACGACGAGGATCAGCACCAGGTCGCGGCGGCGCCGGATGTAGCGCAGGCCCTCTCGCAGCTGGCCCGGCGCACGGTCGGCCGGCGGCGAGGGGTGCAGCGCCGAGGTGTCCATGAGCAGCTGGGCGATGACCACCGCGACGAAGGACGCCGCGTTGACGAGGAACACCGGGCCGGTGCCCACCCACACGATGAGCAGCCCGGCCAGTCCGGGGCCGATGATGCGCGCGGCGTTGAACGACGCGCTGTTCAGTCCGACGGCGTTGGCCAGCTCGTCACGACCGACCATCTCCCCGACGAAGGCCTGCCGGGTCGGGGTGTCGAACGCCGCTCCGACCCCGAGGAGCAGCGCGATGACGTACACGGCCTCGACGGTGACCACGCCGGTGATGTCGAGCAGGCCCAGCGCCAGCGCGGTGAGCCCGAGGAAGACCTGGGTCGCGATGAGCATCCGCCGCTTGTTGGCGCGGTCGACGATGACCCCGGCGACAGGGGTCACGAGCAGGACCGGCAGGAACTGCAGTCCGGTGGTGATGCCGAGGGCGGCCGCGCTGCCGTGGGTGAGCTGGAGGACCAGCCAGTCCTGGGCCACCCGCTGCATCCAGGTCCCGGTGTTGGAGATCAGCGCGCCGGTCAGGTAGAGCCGGTAGTTGCGGATCGCGAGCGCGGAGAAGGTCGGGCTCACGCGTCGGCCAGCCGTTCGAGGATCTCGGCGGCGGCACGGAGCTTCTCGCGCTCGGCCGGAGTGAGCTCGGACAGGCGCTGGGACATCCAGGCGTCGCGGCGCCGCCGGTCGGCGCGCACCATCGCCTCGGCCTCCGGGGTGGCCGTGAGCAGCACCTGGCGGCGGTCCTGCGGGTGCGGCATGCGCGAGACCAGGCCGCGCGCCTCGAGGGAGGCGACGGTACGTGTCATCGACGGCGGCTGCACCTTCTCCACCTCGGCGAGCTCCCCGGGCGTCAGGGACCCGAAACGCACCAGCGAGCCGAGGGCCGCCATCTGGCTGAGGGACAGCGAGGTGTCGGCGCGCTCCGCGCGCAGCCGGCGCGCCAGCCGCATGACGGCCATGCGCAGGGTGCTGGAGAGCTCCGCGGTCATGGTCGGCGTCGGCATGATGGTTAGCCTAACTCATTACTGTGGCTAACGACCAGGCGGCGACCCTCTGGCGGCCGTACGGCGGCGCCGAGGTGAACGTCCGGGGGCGCGGTGTCCCCATGGCTCCTGTTGACGTTGGGGACATCCCCCGGTCGCCGTGTTAGGCGTTGGACGGTCCATCGACCGTCCAACGCCTAACACGTCGTGTCGTGGTCGGACGGCGCGGGCCGGCGGGCCGGCAGCACGCCCGCCGCGCGCTGGAACTGCTCGAAGGGCTCGTGCATCCCCCACAGAGAGACGATCTCGCGCCGGAAGAACAGCGCCTGGGTCCAGTCGAGGACGACGTTGAGCTTGCGGGTCAGCGTCGGGACCCGGCTGACGTGGTACGTGCGATGCATGAACCACGCCGGGAAGCCCTTCAGCTGCACGCCATAGACCTGGGCGACGCCCTTGTACAGGCCGAGGGAGGCGACGGAGCCGACGTACTCGTGTCGGTACTCGCCCAAGGGCTTGCCGCGCACGGCAGCTACGAGGTTGTCCCCGAGGACCTTGGCCTGCCGCACCGCGTGCTGCGCCGATGGGGTGTACCACTCGCCGGGCTTGCCGAGGTCCGGGATCGCCGAGCAGTCACCGGCCACCCACGCGTCGTCGTGGCCCTCGACCTGCAGGGTGGAGCGCCCGACGAGGCGGCCGTGGTCGTCCAGGCGGAAGCCGGTGTCGCCAACGAAGGGGTTGGGCTTGACGCCCGCCGTCCACACCAGCGTCTCCGACTCCATCGTGGTGCCGTCGGAGAGCACGACGTGGCCGTCGACGCACGACTCCAGCTTGGTCTGGAGGTGGACCTGGATGCCGCGCTCGCGCAGCTGCTCCACCGTCCAGCGACCCATGTCCTCGCCCACCTCCGGCAGGATCCGCCCGCTCGCCTCGACGAGGTGCCAGCTGAGGTCCTGCGGGCTGATCCGCGAGTAGTAGCGCGTCGCGTATCGGCTCATGTCCTCCAGCTCGCCCAGTACCTCGATGCCCGAGTAGCCGCCCCCGACCACCACGAAGGTGAGCGCCCTGCGCCGCAGGGCCTCGTCGCGGGTGGACTGCGCGATGTCCATGCACTCGATGACCTGGTTGCGCAGCTGGATGGCCTCCTCGATGGTCTTGAAGCCGGTGCCCTGCTCGGCGAGCCCGGGGATCGGCAGGGTGCGCGAGATGGAGCCCACGGCGACGACGACGTGGTCGTACGTCAGCTCGTAGGCCGGCCCCTCCAGCGGCTGGACGTGCGCGACGCCCCGCTCGTGCTCGAGCGACGTCACGTGCCCGCTGATCACCTCGGCGCCCTTGAGCACCCGGCGCAGCGGTACGGCGACGTGCCTGGCCTCGATCGAGCCGGCGGCGGCCTCGGGCAGGAACGGTTGGTAGGTCATGTACGAGTGCGGGTCGACGACGGTGACGACGGCCTCACCGGAGCGGAACCGGCGCAGCGCGCGCAACGCGGTGTAGAGGCCCACGTAGCCGCCGCCGACGATGAGGATCCGCGGCGGCAGGCCGGGCCGCCTCGCGCTCGACGTCATGAGTCCACCGTAGGGGTGGGCCTGCTGCCGGCAAGTCCGGCGCCTCGGCGAGCTGGGCCGGCGTCGGCGCGGCGACGTACGCCGTTGACCGCGAGCACCCACCAGGACGAGGGTGGCGCTGCTTGCGCGACGACCCGGGCCGGCCGGTGCCGAGCGCGGCTGAGGAGGCGAGCGCATGCCGAAGTTCCTGTTCACGGCGTCCTACACCAAGGAGGGCATCTCCGGGGTCCTGCGCGAGGGCGGCAGCAGCCGCGCCAAGGCGATCCAGGCGCTGGCCGACAGCGTCAACGGCACGATCGAGACGATGTACTGGGCGCTCGGCGAGGACGACTTCTTCCTCATCGCCGACATCCCCGACACGGTCTCGGCCGCCTCGCTCGCCGCCCGGGTGGCGGCGTCCGGGTCGGTGAGCATCAAGACCACGCCGCTGCTGAGCGCCGACGACGTGGACGCGATGGCGGCCAAGGCCCAGGGGGTCGACTACCGACCGCCCGGGGCCTGAGCCAGGTCGGCGGCCCGGGCCAGGACGGCGTCGAGCATCGGTGCGGTCAGCCGCCCGGTGAACGTGTTCTGCTGGCTCGGGTGATAGGAGCCGACCATCGTGACCGGCGCGCCGGCGAGGTCGATGACGGCCTCGCCGGCGTGCGCGAAGCGGGCGCGCGGTGCGCGCGGCACCGGTGGGGCGTGCGGCGAGGTGCCGCCCGACGACCCGGCGGGCGACGAGGCCGTGGCGAGCCGGGCCGAGCAGCGCAGGACGGCATCCCAGGCGTAGGCCCCGAGTGCCACGACGACCCGCACCCAGGGCGCCACGAGCTGGACCTCGCGGTCCAGCCAGGGGGCGCAGGCGTCGCGCTCGGCCGGCAGCGGCTTGTTGGCCGGCGGCGCGCAGCGCACCGCGGCGACCAGGCGGGCACCGAGCAGCCGCTGACCGTCCCCCGCTGCGGTCGAGGTCGGCGACGCCGCGAGGCCCGCGCGGTGCAGCGCGGCGAAGAGCCAGTCGCCGCTCCGGTCTCCGGTGAACACCCGGCCGGTCCGGTTCCCCCCGTGTGCGGCTGGCGCCAGCCCGACGATGAGCACCCGGGGCTCCGCGTCGCCCCAGCCCGGGACCGGACGGCCCCAGTACGCCTCCCCGGCGAAGGCCGCCCGCCGCTCCACCGCGACATGCTCGCGCCAGTGGACCAGCCGCGGGCAGCCGCGACAGACGCTCTGCCGGGCGGTGAGGGTCCGCAGGTCGGGGGCGCTGCGGGCCAGCCGGGCCACCTCCCCGGGGGAGGCGGCGACCGGGGTGGTCGCCTCCGCCGGGTCGTCAGGCCAGCCCGTGCCGGGACGGACGTACGGCTCGCGGCTCGTCCCCGGACGGACGTACGGCTGGCGGCCGATGCCCGACTCGACGCCCGGCTGCCCGCCCGTCGCGGAGCCGACGGCTTGCTCCCCGGCCGCGCCGGGCCTGTCGGACGCCTCCCCGCCCGGGTGGGCCGACCGCGGACGGCCGATCGGCCCGGCTCCGGGGACCTCTGGGGAGCCGGGCGCCGAACCGGCGCCCCGACGGCTGGCCGCCACAGTCCCGAGCCTGCCAGGCGCGCGGGTGGCCTGCGAGGCTGGGTGCCGTGATGGTGCCCGCCTACTCCGGGCCCCCGGCGCTGACCTGGGGGCGCGCCTTCTCGACCTGGCACCTCGACGTGGTCGCCCTGATCCTGGCGGTGCTGCTCGCGGCGGCGTACGTCGCCGGCGTGCGGGCCGTGCGGGCCGGGGGCCACGGGCGCTGGCCGACCGGCCGGTCGGTGCTGTTCGGCTTCGGTGTCGCCCTGCTGGTGCTGACGTGCTGCTCGAGCCTTGGGGCGTACGCCTCGGTCCTCGCCTGGGTCTACGCCGCGCAGATGGCGCTGCTGCTCTCGGCGGTGCCGGTGCTGCTCGCCCTCGGACAGCCCGTGGAACTGGCGGCCGAGGTCTCGCCGAGGCGGACGGCGGCCGTGCTGCGCTTCCCCCTGGTCCGCCTGCTGACCTTCCCCCCGGTGGCGATGGCGCTCGTGGTCGGCGTGCCCTTCCTCGTCTGGTTCACCGGCTGGTACGCCGCGTCGCTGGAGAACGCGTGGGTCCGCGGCCTGACGCACGTCGTGCTCGTCGTCGTGGGCTTCGCGTTCTTCTGGTCGTTGCTGGAGGTGGAGGACAGCCGCCGGCGGCTGCCGTGGGCGGCCGCGGCGGCCATCGTCTTCGTCGAGACCGTCCTGGACGCGGTGCCCGGCATCGTGGTGTGGCTGCGCAGCAGCGTGCTGGCGCCGGGGTACTGGGGGACGCTGGCCCGCCCGTGGGGACGTACCCCGCTCGCGGACCAGCGCCTGGGCGGGCTGGTGTTCTGGGGGATCGGTGAGGTGGTGGGCCTGCCGATCCTGCTGGCGACCGTCGTCGGGTGGATGCGCGCCGACGCCGCCGAGGCCAGGCGGATCGACGCCGAGCTCGACGCCCAGGGCCTCTGACGTTCGACGCCCAGGGCCTCTGACGCTCGACGCCCAGGGCCTCTGACCGGAGGCCGATGACCTGTGCCGGTGGCCAACCAACCCCCCCCCCAACTATTCGAATGAACGCGGCGTTCCTGCGGACCTATTGGAGGAATGTCGCGTTCATTCGGAAAGTCGTGCGGTGCATCGGACACGTGCGGTGCGTCGGACAGTGAGGTGGGCGGAGCCCTGGGTGGGGTCAGGCGGAGAGGCGGCGCTTGAACAGGCCGATGGTGCGCTCCCACGCGAGGGCGGAGGCGGCGGCGTCGTGGACCTCGGGGCGGTCGCTGTTGAAGAAGGCGTGCCGGGTCCCGGGGTAGTCGAAGACCTCGACGTCACCGCCCGCCTCGGTGATGGCCGTCCACGCCGTCTGGATGCCCGGGGCGCTCGACGTGCCGTCCTCCTCCGAGCAGTGGATCATCACCGACTTGCCCTGGTAGTTGTCCCAGGTCGGGCTCATCCGCTCCCACGGCACCGCCGGGTAGAAGCCGGAGACGGCCACGATGTTGTCGGCGAGAGTGCCGGACCAGAGCGCGAGCGAGCCGCCCATGCAGAAGCCGATGGCGCCGATGCCGGAGCCGGACACCTCCTCGCGCCCGGACAGGTAGCGCGCCGCGCCGGAGATGTCCTTCGCCGCGGTGTCCATGGCCAGGCCCATGAGCAGGCGGGCCGCGTCGTCCGGCTCGTCCGTCTGCACGCCGTGGTAGAGGTCCGGGGCCATCGCGACGAAACCCTCGTCAGCGAAGCGGTCCGCGACGTCACGGATGTGCCCGACCAGCCCCCACCACTCCTGGATGACGATGACGCCCGGCCCCGACCCGGATGCCGGGACGGCGAGGTAGCCCTCGCAGGTAGCGCCGTTGCTCGCGAAGCTGACGTTGTCTCCCATGTCGCAGACCCTAGCCCCGCCCGGACCGCACGGCGCGCGGTGCCGGCACCCACGAGCTCGGGGCTCAGGCGATCGACCAGGCGATCCCGTCGAGGATGTCGTGCTCGCTGACGACGAGCTCCTCGGCGCCCACCTCCCGCAGCACGGCGTCCACGACGATCGCGCCTCCGCCGATGACGTCGACGCGTCCCGGGTGCATGACCGGCAGTGCCGCACGCTCGGCGTGGGTCATCGTGAGCAGCAGTCCGGTCAGGTCGTGCACGACGGTCGCCGGCAGCACGCTGCGGTGGATCAGCTCGGGCTGGTACGCCGGGAGCCCGAGGTGGATCCCCGCCAAGGTGGTCACCGTCCCCGCGACCCCCACCACTGTGCGCGCCACCTCGAAGGGCACGCTGAGCGCGGCCCCGCGCACCGCCGCGTCGGCGTCCGCACGGGCGGCCGCCACCTGCTCGAAGGTCGGCGGGTCGTCGTGGAGGTGCCGCTCGGTGAGACGTACGCAGCCGACGTCCACCGAGACGGAGGCGAGCACCGAGCGCTCCCCGAGCACGAACTCCGTCGAGCCGCCGCCGACGTCGACGACGAGGAACGGCCCGGGCGTCCTCCCGAGCAGCTCGCGGGTCGCTCCCGAGAAGGACAGGGCGGCCTCCTCCGCGCCGCTCACGACCTCGGGCTCGACACCGATCCGGTCGACCACGCCGGCCACGAACTCCTCGCGGTTGCGCGCGTCCCGCGAGGCCGACGTCGCGACGAAGCGGACCCGCTCGGCACCGAGTTCGGCGATGCGCCCGGCATAGGTCTCGCACGCGGCGAACGTACGGGCGAGCGCGTCCGGCGCCAGCCGGCCGGTCCGGTCCACGCCCTGGCCCAGCCGCACGATGTCCATCCGGCGGTCGAGGTCACGAAACTCCCCGCGCTCGGCGTCGACGTCGGCGACCAACAGCCGGATCGAGTTCGTGCCGCAGTCGATCGCCGCGACCCTGGTCACGCCGGTACCGCCACGCACGGCCCACCGGCGCCCCAGGGCGCCAGCGCGGCCAGCGCCTCGTCACCCAGCGGGTTCACCCCCGGCCCCGCGGCCAGGGAGTGCGCCACGAGGACGTGCAGGCACTTGACCCGGGCCGGCATGCCGCCCGCGCTCACCCCCTCGATCTCGGGCACGACGCCGTGCACCGCGCGCCGCTCGAGATAGGCCTCGTGGGCGCGCCGGTACGCCGCCGCGAGCTCGTCGTCGGCCGCAAGCCGACCCTGCATCACGCGCATGACGCCGCTGGCCTCTAGCGTCGAGACCGCCGAGGTCGCCCGCGGGCAGGTCAGGTAGTACAGCGTCGGGAACGGCGTGCCGTCCGCCAGGCGGGGAGCGGTCTCGACGACGTCCGGCAGCTCGCACGCGCACCGGTGAGCCACGGCGAGCATCCCGCGCGGCTCACGTCCGAGCTGCGCGCGTACGGCCGCGACGTCGGCTGCCGCCGGCCCGGAGCCAGCGGTCACGAGTGCGTCGCGCCCGGGCCGGTCTTCGACGCCTCGTCGACCGACTGCCAGAGAGCGGAGTACCACGGCACTGTCGCGACCCGGGTCAGCGCCTTGGGCTCGTCGGCGGCATGGGCGGCGGGCTGGAGCAGCACGTACGCCTTCTCGCCGGGCAGCACGAAGTGCAGCCGCTGACGCGCCTGCGCCTCGACGTACTGCGGGTCGTTCCACGCCTGCTCCTGCTGCTGCAGCAGGCTCACCCGCTGCTGGGTCTCGCGCGCCTGGGAGCGCAGCGAGGCGATCTGCCGCCGTTGCTCGACGTACTGCCGCGCCGGCCACGCCAGGGTCAGCCCCAGCGCGGTCAGCACGACGAAGAGCACCGCCGCGCGGCCGGTGAGCCGGGTCGCCGACCGCCGAGACGGCGGACGGGGCCGCGCCGTCGTCGGGGACGGCGCCGCCTTGCCCGGGGACGTCGCGGCCGGTGGTGCGCCAGCCGCTTTCGCCGTCCGCGTCGCAGCCGCCGATCGCGCGGGCGCGCTCGATCGCGGCTCCGCCCTGCGGCGTCCCGCCCGGGGGTCGGAGGGA is part of the Actinomycetes bacterium genome and encodes:
- a CDS encoding uracil-DNA glycosylase, producing MGRQPYVRPGTSREPYVRPGTGWPDDPAEATTPVAASPGEVARLARSAPDLRTLTARQSVCRGCPRLVHWREHVAVERRAAFAGEAYWGRPVPGWGDAEPRVLIVGLAPAAHGGNRTGRVFTGDRSGDWLFAALHRAGLAASPTSTAAGDGQRLLGARLVAAVRCAPPANKPLPAERDACAPWLDREVQLVAPWVRVVVALGAYAWDAVLRCSARLATASSPAGSSGGTSPHAPPVPRAPRARFAHAGEAVIDLAGAPVTMVGSYHPSQQNTFTGRLTAPMLDAVLARAADLAQAPGGR
- a CDS encoding cytochrome c oxidase assembly protein codes for the protein MVPAYSGPPALTWGRAFSTWHLDVVALILAVLLAAAYVAGVRAVRAGGHGRWPTGRSVLFGFGVALLVLTCCSSLGAYASVLAWVYAAQMALLLSAVPVLLALGQPVELAAEVSPRRTAAVLRFPLVRLLTFPPVAMALVVGVPFLVWFTGWYAASLENAWVRGLTHVVLVVVGFAFFWSLLEVEDSRRRLPWAAAAAIVFVETVLDAVPGIVVWLRSSVLAPGYWGTLARPWGRTPLADQRLGGLVFWGIGEVVGLPILLATVVGWMRADAAEARRIDAELDAQGL
- a CDS encoding dienelactone hydrolase family protein encodes the protein MGDNVSFASNGATCEGYLAVPASGSGPGVIVIQEWWGLVGHIRDVADRFADEGFVAMAPDLYHGVQTDEPDDAARLLMGLAMDTAAKDISGAARYLSGREEVSGSGIGAIGFCMGGSLALWSGTLADNIVAVSGFYPAVPWERMSPTWDNYQGKSVMIHCSEEDGTSSAPGIQTAWTAITEAGGDVEVFDYPGTRHAFFNSDRPEVHDAAASALAWERTIGLFKRRLSA
- a CDS encoding Ppx/GppA phosphatase family protein gives rise to the protein MTRVAAIDCGTNSIRLLVADVDAERGEFRDLDRRMDIVRLGQGVDRTGRLAPDALARTFAACETYAGRIAELGAERVRFVATSASRDARNREEFVAGVVDRIGVEPEVVSGAEEAALSFSGATRELLGRTPGPFLVVDVGGGSTEFVLGERSVLASVSVDVGCVRLTERHLHDDPPTFEQVAAARADADAAVRGAALSVPFEVARTVVGVAGTVTTLAGIHLGLPAYQPELIHRSVLPATVVHDLTGLLLTMTHAERAALPVMHPGRVDVIGGGAIVVDAVLREVGAEELVVSEHDILDGIAWSIA
- a CDS encoding DUF501 domain-containing protein, producing MTAGSGPAAADVAAVRAQLGREPRGMLAVAHRCACELPDVVETAPRLADGTPFPTLYYLTCPRATSAVSTLEASGVMRVMQGRLAADDELAAAYRRAHEAYLERRAVHGVVPEIEGVSAGGMPARVKCLHVLVAHSLAAGPGVNPLGDEALAALAPWGAGGPCVAVPA
- a CDS encoding septum formation initiator family protein, giving the protein MLFVVLTALGLTLAWPARQYVEQRRQIASLRSQARETQQRVSLLQQQEQAWNDPQYVEAQARQRLHFVLPGEKAYVLLQPAAHAADEPKALTRVATVPWYSALWQSVDEASKTGPGATHS